One Anatilimnocola floriformis genomic window, ACAACGGCTGGTGGATCGATCCGACGCCGAACGAAAGTTCCGAGTTCACGAACATACTTAGCCCGTTCGCGGCCTCACGGCCCGACGATGCGGTCGGCGTGGATTTGTATGGCACGATCAATGCCGAGTTTGCTCACATCCTAGGGCTGTATGACACAGCTCCGGCCCGGTTGCCGACACCGCTGACCGGTACGGTTACCAAAACGACCATTCCCGATCAGGCACATGGCGGCGGCGTGGGATTTTATTATGTGTTTGACGGTCCGAGCGGCACGCATCTGCTGACGAGTTGGGACAGCGGCGGTGGTCCGCGCGGCCAAGATGTGAATGGCCCAACGCACACGGCTGGTCCGACGGCAGCGAATTATCCGGTCGCTTTCACCAGCCAATATCGCGGCGCGGTGAGTTTGCGCGGTGGCATGGATCCCGGCAACGCATCTTTGAGCGCCGGTGCCCGTGTGCTTGCGAGTGACAACGTCGCTCAAGTGCTCAAAGATGCCTACGGCTACGAGATTCGCCTCCCTTCGACGATCCCTGGCGGCACGTTCAACGTGGGAGTCGCTGCCAACACGCTGAACGTGCGTGGCGGTCCAGATGGCGACGGCCCGGCTGCGGCAGCTGCGAATGCCGCCGGCGCGGTTGGCAATCCGAACCTGCGCAACGACAACATCATCGCGGCCTATCGCGATAACGGTGGCGTGAGCGCGGATTCGATCACCCTGAAGCGCGATGGAAACGATGTGGTGGTGACGTATGACCTGGGCCGCGATGGCCCGGTGGGTGGTCTCGATTCGGATGGCGACGGCAATGCGCCGCCGTTTGTGACGCGCGTGCCGCTCAGTTCGTTCACGTCGATCAAGCTCGACAGCGATGGCGGCAATGACACGATCACGCTTGATTTCAGCGGCGGTGATTTTCTCCCCGCCGGCGGTTTGCGATTCGACGGCGACCTCGGCGTGGATAAGCTGATCGTGACCGGCGCGACGACGTATCGCGTTGATGGTGATGTGCTTACGCTGACAGGCTTAGGGACGGTTGCTCTCGATAGTGTGGCCGAATTGCAACTCGTGGGGACCGCGGCGGCAGATACTTTTGAAGTTCGCAACTGGGCCGGCGCGATCACGCTCGACGGCCAGGGTGGCAACGACAGCTACACGATCGACTGGTCAGCCGGCGCGAAGGGAACAGCGCGGATCGTCGACAACGGCGGAACGGCTGACCAGGTGCAAGTGATCGGCACGGCAGGCGCCGATGCGATCCTGGTGACCGGTAGTGTGCTGCGATCGCTGGCGGCGGTTGTTGACTTCCGCAACACGGGGATTGAGCAACTGACGGTCGACGGTGGCGCTGGATCCGACACGATCTTGGTGCTGGGATCGCCAGTAGGGACGTTCGTGCGACTGCTCGGCGGCCAAGGCAACGACGTGCTGCAGGGCTCCGATGGCTCAGAATTCATTTCAGGTGGCGATGGCAACGATATCATCACCACGGGCCAGGGTGACGATCTGGTTCTCGGCGGCGCAGGCAACGATGTGATCACAACACTGCCGGGCATCAGCCGCAGCCTGGTGATCGGCGGCCTGGGAAGCGACACGATCACGGCAGGAGGCACCGGCACTCTGTTGATCGGCGGCACGACCAACTACGACAACAACGAAGCCGCTCTGCGCTCGCTGCTCGCCGTTTGGGCTCGCCGCGATTTGAGCTACGCCTTGCGTTTGGCTCAGCTACGCGTCGGCGGCGGAGCAAACGGCGCGAATGTCTTGACGGCTGCGACGGTCAAGGAAGACAACGCCCGCGACATCCTCTTCGGCTCCGTTGGCCAAGATTGGTACTGGGCGACCGGGTTGGATTTGGTGGTGGGTAAGGCGGCGAATGAATTGGTGAACTGAGCCGCAACCTACCAAATTGCACGGACCGGATAGCGCGAGAAAATTGCGTCGCTCGTGACGATGGCCATTCCCTCAGCGATGGCTTGCGCCGCCAGAATTCGATCGAATGGATCTCGATGGACTGGCGGCAGAGCGTTGAGTTGCAAAACGTGGCTTGTCTGAATCGGCAGTTCCTGGAATCCATGGCTCAGTTGATCGGCAATGATCTGAGCCAGAGAGCCGCGTAGCGCGAGCTTGCCGATTGAACTCTTGATCTGCATTTCCCAGATCGAGGCACTGCTGCACCAGCGTTCGTTCAGTGGATCAAGGATCGCTTGATACGCAACTTGAGAGAGGTTCGCGGCATGGCTGTCCCA contains:
- a CDS encoding calcium-binding protein; this encodes MKIRKSPVKPVFSRPRVEQLESRDLLANLVWANRGQASDRFAEVFGANAEGARRVVDAVLASWATVLVNLNQPPVDAPADRNTISFNISMSQTDPDFGGAAAITRYAFPTEADKAANRNGHPIAGDFTLNRGTVGQPNNGWWIDPTPNESSEFTNILSPFAASRPDDAVGVDLYGTINAEFAHILGLYDTAPARLPTPLTGTVTKTTIPDQAHGGGVGFYYVFDGPSGTHLLTSWDSGGGPRGQDVNGPTHTAGPTAANYPVAFTSQYRGAVSLRGGMDPGNASLSAGARVLASDNVAQVLKDAYGYEIRLPSTIPGGTFNVGVAANTLNVRGGPDGDGPAAAAANAAGAVGNPNLRNDNIIAAYRDNGGVSADSITLKRDGNDVVVTYDLGRDGPVGGLDSDGDGNAPPFVTRVPLSSFTSIKLDSDGGNDTITLDFSGGDFLPAGGLRFDGDLGVDKLIVTGATTYRVDGDVLTLTGLGTVALDSVAELQLVGTAAADTFEVRNWAGAITLDGQGGNDSYTIDWSAGAKGTARIVDNGGTADQVQVIGTAGADAILVTGSVLRSLAAVVDFRNTGIEQLTVDGGAGSDTILVLGSPVGTFVRLLGGQGNDVLQGSDGSEFISGGDGNDIITTGQGDDLVLGGAGNDVITTLPGISRSLVIGGLGSDTITAGGTGTLLIGGTTNYDNNEAALRSLLAVWARRDLSYALRLAQLRVGGGANGANVLTAATVKEDNARDILFGSVGQDWYWATGLDLVVGKAANELVN
- a CDS encoding type II toxin-antitoxin system VapC family toxin, giving the protein MPTAFIWWDSHAANLSQVAYQAILDPLNERWCSSASIWEMQIKSSIGKLALRGSLAQIIADQLSHGFQELPIQTSHVLQLNALPPVHRDPFDRILAAQAIAEGMAIVTSDAIFSRYPVRAIW